The Chaetodon auriga isolate fChaAug3 chromosome 22, fChaAug3.hap1, whole genome shotgun sequence genome contains a region encoding:
- the epyc gene encoding epiphycan, giving the protein MRMLVRLVLGLLVLKVVVASPRFSRQVDLDTYDSANYDVDLDNLNLENQDIYDYEDGLTIDDPQIEIGTLAPPDYNYPVPRASLEEQEQEEEEEEEMPLKPQLIPQGSGGSGVLMGPDTQKEVELRLTPIDILHVSGDFGGSVGSGASEASGVSGSGGSGDLLVSGTSVGSGDIVLISGASEELLSPGGSGEFLVSGDLLISGDFLISGDLSGSATSGASGDLGSGEISIELPLGSGGSGDQSGFEFSGDLSISGASGSSGVSGDSGESGDSGITLLSGEEELPLIPETIPSEASGASGEFSSGTSGASGDLGASGDLGLSGDSGVSGVSGSGDTEVPEVTLVPDTDKEEGLLPTTPETPQEGTGSVEGSVSSGLPEPDEPDEPDEPVIDRKGMPTCLLCTCLGGSVYCDDLKLDSVPPLPKDTTHFYARYNRITKINKSDFAFMNKLKRIDLTANEITSIDDGAFLGLPELEELVIRENHISQLPALPETMSLIDGSHNNIGSKGIHKEAFKDMTSLLYLYLTDNHIDYVPVPLPESLRSLHLQRNNIQMMHEDTFCNLRDFNYIRNALEDIRLDGNPINLSRTPQAYICLPRIPIGDLI; this is encoded by the exons ATGAGGATGCTCGTGCGGCTCGTGTTGGGACTCCTCGTCCTCAAAGTGGTGGTGGCCAGCCCCAGGTTTTCCCGGCAAGTGGACTTGGACACGTACGACAGCGCCAACTATGACGTGGATCTAGACAATTTAAATTTGGAGAACCAGGATATCTATGACTACGAAGATGGGCTGACAATTGATGATCCTCAG ATAGAGATTGGAACACTGGCCCCACCCGACTATAACTACCCTGTACCCAGGGCCTCATtggaagaacaagaacaagaagaggaggaggaggaagagatgccCTTAAAACCCCAGCTCATCCCTCAGGGTTCAGGGGGATCTGGGGTTCTCATGGGcccagacacacagaaag AGGTGGAGCTGCGTCTGACGCCCATTGACATCCTTCATGTCTCCGGGGATTTTGGGGGCTCCGTAGGGTCTGGGGCCTCAGAAGCTTCTGGGGTTTCTGGGTCTGGAGGCTCAGGAGACCTACTGGTCTCTGGCACATCTGTGGGTTCTGGTGACATTGTCCTGATCTCCGGAGCCTCTGAGGAGCTCCTCAGCCCTGGGGGATCTGGGGAATTCTTGGTATCTGGGGATCTCTTGATATCAGGGGATTTCTTGATATCTGGGGATCTCTCAGGATCCGCAACTTCTGGAGCCTCTGGGGACCTTGGCTCTGGAGAAATTTCCATTGAACTCCCCCTGGGCTCTGGAGGGTCTGGGGACCAGTCCGGTTTTGAGTTCTCCGGAGATCTCTCGATCTCAGGGGCCTCTGGAAGCTCTGGGGTTTCTGGGGACTCTGGTGAGTCCGGGGACTCAGGGATAACCTTGTTATCTGGAG AGGAGGAGCTGCCCCTCATTCCCGAGACCATCCCCAGTGAGGCATCAGGTGCTTCTGGGGAGTTCTCTTCAGGAACCTCAGGGGCCTCTGGGGATCTTGGAGCCTCTGGAGACTTAGGGCTCTCTGGAGACTCTGGAGTTTCTGGTGTCTCTGGCTCTGGAGACACAGAGGTCCCTGAGGTAACTCTGGTCCCTGACACTGATAAAG AGGAGGGGCTGCTTCCGACTACACCAGAAACCCCTCAGGAGGGTACTGGCAGTGTAGAAGGGTCAGTGAGCTCTGGATTGCCAGAGCCTGATGAACCTGATGAGCCTGATGAGCCTGTGATTGACAGGAAAG GTATGCCCACTTGCTTGCTGTGCACATGCCTTGGTGGTTCGGTCTACTGTGATGACTTGAAGCTGGATAGTGTACCACCTCTTCCCAAAGACACCACTCACTTCTATGCCCGCTACAACAGAATCACCAAGATCAACAAGTCCGACTTCGCCTTCATGA ACAAGCTGAAGAGGATCGACTTGACTGCCAACGAGATAACCTCCATTGATGACGGGGCATTTTTGGGTCTGcctgagctggaggagctggtgaTTCGAGAAAACCATATCTCACAGCTGCCTGCTCTCCCAGAGACCATGAGCCTGATCGATGGCAGCCATAACAATATTGGCAGCAAGGGTATTCACAAAGAGGCGTTCAAA GATATGACTAGCCTGTTGTACCTGTACCTAACAGACAACCACATTGATTACGTCCCCGTGCCTCTACCAGAGAGCCTGCGATCTCTACACCTACAG CGTAACAATATTCAAATGATGCACGAGGACACGTTCTGCAACCTGAGAGACTTCAACTACATCAGGAACGCACTGGAGGACATCCGTCTGGACGGCAACCCCATCAACCTCAGCAGGACCCCGCAGGCTTACATCTGCCTGCCCCGTATACCCATCGGGGATCTCATttaa
- the kera gene encoding keratocan, with translation MALLLSLLCILCLVGAGTGQDMPYEEYMTQIQACPKECRCPPNFPRAVYCDNKGLKSIPKIPPHTWYLYLQNNLIEGLSADSLRNATSLRWLNLNRNKITSEGVEEGVLNGMSHLVHLYMDDNLLSSVPSPLPASLEHLRLSRNRISKIPAGVFIGLDKLNLLDLQGNKLMDDAVTEVSLKGLNNLVQINLAKNQLSNMPLGLPPTTTQLFLDGNNIEKIPAGYFKGLPKVAFLRLNHNKLGSNGVPKNVFNVSSILDLQLSHNQLTEVPLIPSGLEHLHLDHNNIKSVSGSSVCPVAVETVDDSINESVPRLRYLRLDGNDIKPPIPRDVILCFRLLRSIVI, from the exons ATGGCGCTTCTCCTGAGTCTCCTCTGCATCTTGTGCCTGGTTGGGGCAGGTACAGGCCAGGACATGCCTTATGAGGAATATATGACCCAGATCCAAGCCTGCCCTAAAGAGTGTCGCTGCCCCCCCAACTTCCCTCGTGCTGTCTACTGTGATAATAAGGGCCTGAAGAGCATCCCCAAAATCCCTCCACACACATGGTATCTCTACCTGCAGAACAATCTAATTGAAGGGCTGTCAGCAGATTCCCTGCGTAATGCCACATCGCTGCGCTGGCTGAACCTAAACCGCAACAAAATCACTAGTGAGGGAGTTGAGGAAGGTGTCCTGAATGGAATGTCTCACCTGGTGCATCTCTACATGGATGACAACCTCTTGTCTTCTGTGCCATCTCCCCTGCCAGCAAGCCTGGAGCATCTACGTCTCTCTCGCAATCGCATCTCCAAGATCCCTGCTGGTGTCTTTATTGGTCTAGATAAACTTAATCTCTTGGACCTCCAGGGGAACAAGCTGATGGATGATGCTGTGACTGAGGTGAGCCTGAAGGGTCTAAACAACCTGGTACAAATCAATCTAGCCAAGAACCAGCTGAGTAACATGCCACTTGGCTTaccacccaccaccacccagCTTTTCCTTGATGGCAACAACATTGAGAAGATCCCGGCTGGCTATTTCAAAGGTTTGCCAAAAGTGGCATTTCTGAGGCTCAACCACAATAAGCTTGGCAGCAATGGAGTtcccaaaaatgtgtttaatgtctCCAGCATTTTGGACTTGCAGCTGTCCCATAACCAGCTGACTGAGGTTCCCCTCATTCCTTCAGGCCTTGAGCATCTTCACCTCGACCACAACAATATCAAAA GTGTAAGTGGCTCCAGCGTCTGTCCCGTCGCCGTCGAAACTGTGGATGACTCCATCAATGAAAGTGTTCCTCGACTGCGCTACCTCAGACTCGATGGCAATGACATTAAGCCACCAATTCCAAGGGATGTCATTCTGTGCTTCCGTCTCCTGAGGTCCATTGTCATCTGA
- the LOC143314668 gene encoding uncharacterized protein LOC143314668 isoform X1, translating into MEFKDHDYTSPTHDKVNPLEFTYKMNSKEIEAFVKLRVSNNYLFSGRRNTSMWAWRTILRHMGLQHKMTHSQASKKWENMKKRYKGLKSPPDGVKVFPEAWPYFSLMDDAMEGRLEGSAAILKVFPNDKDSRDFLPISKPKKKKMSMLINSSAASLVDGPEIDVSLNRDDDGEEEAVQEGSQEIDCIMQEVEDENMMESQRQTMEREKQVMDREKQVMDRERLVLQRERAVLDRENAALDRDRASLERERATIEREKAVMERERAMVEKDREALSRDWLALEREKAKLERLTAAKEKTEEVTEDSSKVKDSDVIDRKERFLNLLEKLVENF; encoded by the exons atggaatTCAAGGATCACGATTACACGAGCCCCACCCATGATAAAGTCAACCCCTTGGAGTTCACATATAAAA TGAATTCAAAAGAAATTGAGGCCTTTGTGAAGCTGAGAGTTTCAAATAATTACCTCTTTTCTGGAAGGAGGAATACGTCTATGTGGGCATGGAG GACCATCCTCAGACATATGGGCTTGCAACACAAGATGACCCATAGTCAAGCATCcaaaaaatgggaaaacatgaagaaaagatACAag gGGCTAAAGAGCCCTCCCGACGGGGTGAAAGTGTTCCCTGAAGCGTGGCCTTATTTCAGTCTGATGGACGACGCCATGGAAGGTCGGCTAGAAGGCAGCGCCGCCATCCTCAAGGTCTTCCCCAacgacaaagacagcagagatttCTTACCCATCTCCAaacccaagaagaagaagatgtcCATGTTGATAAACTCCAGTGCAGCTTCGTTAGTAGATGGGCCAGAGATTGATGTTTCCCTAAACAGAGATGAtgacggggaggaggaggcagtgcAGGAGGGAAGCCAGGAGATAGACTGCATCATGCAAGAGGTGGAAGATGAGAACATGATGGAAAGCCAAAGACAGACAATGGAAAGGGAGAAACAGGTGATGGACCGGGAGAAACAGGTGATGGACAGGGAGAGGCTggtgctgcagagggagagagcggtGCTGGACAGGGAGAACGCCGCTCTGGACCGAGACCGAGCCTccctggagagggagagggcgacgatagagagagaaaaggcagtgatggagagggagagggcgATGgtggagaaggacagagaggctCTGAGCAGGGACTGGCTGGCTCTGGAGCGAGAGAAAGCCAAGCTGGAGAGACTTACTGCGgccaaagaaaagacagaggaggtcacagaggacagcagcaagGTGAAGGACTCAGACGTCATAGACAGGAAGGAGCGCTTCCTCAACTTGCTTGAAAAACTTGTTGAAAATTTTTGA
- the LOC143314668 gene encoding uncharacterized protein LOC143314668 isoform X2: MEGLKSPPDGVKVFPEAWPYFSLMDDAMEGRLEGSAAILKVFPNDKDSRDFLPISKPKKKKMSMLINSSAASLVDGPEIDVSLNRDDDGEEEAVQEGSQEIDCIMQEVEDENMMESQRQTMEREKQVMDREKQVMDRERLVLQRERAVLDRENAALDRDRASLERERATIEREKAVMERERAMVEKDREALSRDWLALEREKAKLERLTAAKEKTEEVTEDSSKVKDSDVIDRKERFLNLLEKLVENF; the protein is encoded by the exons ATGGAG gGGCTAAAGAGCCCTCCCGACGGGGTGAAAGTGTTCCCTGAAGCGTGGCCTTATTTCAGTCTGATGGACGACGCCATGGAAGGTCGGCTAGAAGGCAGCGCCGCCATCCTCAAGGTCTTCCCCAacgacaaagacagcagagatttCTTACCCATCTCCAaacccaagaagaagaagatgtcCATGTTGATAAACTCCAGTGCAGCTTCGTTAGTAGATGGGCCAGAGATTGATGTTTCCCTAAACAGAGATGAtgacggggaggaggaggcagtgcAGGAGGGAAGCCAGGAGATAGACTGCATCATGCAAGAGGTGGAAGATGAGAACATGATGGAAAGCCAAAGACAGACAATGGAAAGGGAGAAACAGGTGATGGACCGGGAGAAACAGGTGATGGACAGGGAGAGGCTggtgctgcagagggagagagcggtGCTGGACAGGGAGAACGCCGCTCTGGACCGAGACCGAGCCTccctggagagggagagggcgacgatagagagagaaaaggcagtgatggagagggagagggcgATGgtggagaaggacagagaggctCTGAGCAGGGACTGGCTGGCTCTGGAGCGAGAGAAAGCCAAGCTGGAGAGACTTACTGCGgccaaagaaaagacagaggaggtcacagaggacagcagcaagGTGAAGGACTCAGACGTCATAGACAGGAAGGAGCGCTTCCTCAACTTGCTTGAAAAACTTGTTGAAAATTTTTGA